Proteins encoded in a region of the Armatimonadota bacterium genome:
- the ribA gene encoding GTP cyclohydrolase II, producing MPIISIPDAIEAIQRGGMVIVVDDPDRENEGDLIMAGEDCTPEAMNFMVKFGRGVPFIPTTAERLAELQIPMMTKTNTARLGTAMAETVDAAVGTTTGVSAFDRAKTVHVFCDPDAQPSDLMRPGHVIPLRAASGGVLQRAGHTEASVDLCRLAGKKPVAVGCEILAEDGTMLRMDGLIQFAEEHGLGIITIADLIAYRRMHEHLIKLAAGPIEFPTRYGHFTLYAFETTIEGQPYVAIVKGEVAGNEPVLVRMHSSCVTGDLLNSLRCDCGDQLTMALERIEEEGKGIVVYIPHEGRGIGLINKLKAYALQDNGLDTVEANQALGFKADLRDYGLGAQVLADLGVRKLRLMTNNPAKVAGIQGYGLEIVEHVPLIAEPAPTRAKYMATKREKMGHRLP from the coding sequence ATGCCCATCATTTCCATTCCTGATGCCATTGAGGCCATCCAGCGCGGCGGCATGGTGATCGTCGTCGACGACCCCGACCGCGAGAACGAGGGCGACCTCATCATGGCGGGCGAGGACTGTACGCCCGAGGCGATGAACTTCATGGTCAAATTCGGGCGCGGCGTGCCGTTCATCCCGACGACCGCCGAGCGCCTTGCCGAACTCCAGATCCCCATGATGACCAAGACCAATACGGCACGTCTGGGTACGGCGATGGCCGAAACCGTCGATGCGGCAGTTGGCACCACGACGGGTGTTTCGGCCTTTGACAGGGCGAAGACCGTTCACGTATTCTGCGACCCAGACGCCCAGCCATCGGATCTGATGCGGCCGGGACACGTGATCCCGCTCAGAGCCGCCTCAGGTGGCGTTCTCCAGCGCGCGGGCCACACGGAAGCCTCGGTGGACCTGTGCCGTCTAGCGGGCAAGAAACCGGTTGCCGTCGGCTGTGAAATCCTCGCCGAGGACGGCACGATGCTCCGGATGGATGGGCTGATTCAGTTTGCGGAAGAGCATGGTCTAGGGATCATCACGATCGCCGACCTGATCGCCTACCGGCGCATGCACGAGCACCTGATCAAGCTCGCGGCAGGCCCGATCGAGTTCCCGACCCGCTACGGCCACTTCACACTCTATGCGTTTGAAACGACCATCGAGGGCCAGCCCTATGTGGCGATCGTCAAGGGCGAGGTCGCGGGCAACGAGCCTGTGCTGGTGCGCATGCATTCGAGCTGTGTGACCGGCGACCTGCTCAACTCTCTTCGCTGCGATTGCGGCGACCAATTGACCATGGCGCTGGAGCGGATCGAGGAAGAGGGCAAGGGGATCGTCGTCTACATCCCGCACGAGGGCCGCGGCATCGGCCTGATCAACAAGCTGAAGGCCTATGCCCTTCAGGACAATGGCCTCGACACGGTGGAAGCGAATCAGGCGCTTGGCTTCAAGGCGGACCTTCGCGACTATGGGCTCGGCGCGCAGGTCTTGGCCGATCTGGGCGTACGCAAGCTTCGGCTGATGACCAACAACCCGGCCAAGGTCGCGGGAATCCAGGGCTACGGGCTCGAGATCGTCGAGCACGTGCCGCTGATCGCGGAGCCCGCCCCCACCCGCGCCAAGTACATGGCCACCAAGCGCGAGAAGATGGGCCATCGGCTACCCTAG